In one window of Anser cygnoides isolate HZ-2024a breed goose chromosome 3, Taihu_goose_T2T_genome, whole genome shotgun sequence DNA:
- the TNFAIP3 gene encoding tumor necrosis factor alpha-induced protein 3: MAGQHVLPQALYQSNMLKAVKIRERTPEDLVKPPNGIIHHFRTMHRYTIEMFRMCQFCPQFRETLQKALTDQATQTSLERQRKLNWCMEVRRLVPLKTNGDGNCLMHAASQYMWGIEDIDLVLRKTLFSALREIDTRNFKLRWQREAIKSQEFVETGLRYDTRNWEEEWEYLIEMTSPETSGARNRLPYNALEEIHIFILANILRRPIIVLADKVVRSLESGSSFAPLNVGGVYLPLLWPAEECYRYPIVLGYDNMHFTPLVTLKDSGPEIRAVPLVTSERGRFEDLSVHFLTDVEERDKEQLLKDYLIVIEIPVQGWDHGTTHLINAAKLDEGNLPKEINLVEDYFQLVQHEYKKWQENAEPARRETCSKTRQELSFSQLSLLQVKCETPNCPFYMSVNTQPYCHECFERRSQGSKGRKQTSKAAPEKLKVAGSGSSRGEVCEPGGWMSAESVAGPRSAPPTAPSLFLYSETTAMKCRTPDCPFTLNVQHNGLCERCYNSRQRAPCNNLDDQRQVDYATCNVCLQKANRTFNGICSTCFKRTTERSSNGGPGFLPTCHQRSTSDPSQMSPSLLQHSCHQAPNNNCEEPPLAPLPHAPHGPEEKRGSNLCRKPGCKFFGTPQNEGFCTLCFFEYRENHDSALLRHQRRSQRNSSAAGQQGSSAAAFHKNMSCQQRNCGTLGSTMLEGYCQNCFIKAQSQRFQEARRTEEQLVRQPERTGQRRDLQRAALTSQKRQCAVASCRNNLACRSEELCQECQRRGQIAQLGSPREPAADETPKQRCQAPACDHYGNTKCNGYCNECYQFKQIYG; the protein is encoded by the exons ATGGCTGGCCAACATGTCCTTCCTCAGGCTTTATATCAGAGCAATATGTTGAAAGCTGTGAAGATTAGAGAGAGAACACCTGAAGATCTGGTCAAACCCCCCAATGGAATAATTCACCACTTCAGGACTATGCACAGATACACCATAGAAATGTTCAGAATGTGCCAGTTTTGCCCTCAGTTTCGGGAAACACTTCAGAAGGCGCTGACTGACCAGGCCACCCAGACTTCACTGGAGCGCCAGAGGAAGCTGAACTGGTGCATGGAAGTCAGGAGACTTGTGCCTTTGAAGACTAATG gtgaTGGAAATTGCCTCATGCACGCTGCATCACAGTACATGTGGGGTATTGAAGATATTGACCTCGTCTTGAGAAAAACATTGTTTAGCGCCCTCAGGGAGATTGATACGCGGAACTTCAAGCTGCGCTGGCAGCGGGAGGCTATTAAGTCCCAGGAGTTTGTAGAGACGGGACTCCGCTATGACACCCGG AACTGGGAGGAAGAGTGGGAATACCTCATTGAAATGACCTCTCCAGAAACATCTGGGGCTCGAAACAGGCTTCCTTACAACGCACTGGAAGAAATCCACATCTTCATCCTTGCTAACATCCTCAGAAGACCAATCATTGTCCTTGCAG ATAAAGTGGTGAGAAGTTTAGAATCAGGCTCCAGTTTTGCGCCTCTGAACGTTGGCGGTGTTTACCTGCCACTCCTTTGGCCAGCTGAAGAATGCTACAGATATCCGATTGTGCTTGGCTATGACAATATGCATTTTACACCTCTAGTGACCCTGAAGGACAGTGGGCCAG AAATCCGGGCTGTCCCTCTGGTCACCAGCGAACGAGGCAGATTCGAGGATTTGAGCGTGCACTTTCTGACAGATGTGGAGGAGAGGGATAAAGAGCAGCTGCTAAAGGACTACTTGATAGTCATAGAAATTCCAGTGCAAGGCTGGGATCATGGTACAACTCATCTAATTAACGCTGCAAA gTTGGATGAAGGCAACCTACCCAAAGAAATAAACCTTGTGGAGGATTACTTTCAACTGGTGCAGCATGAGTACAAGAAATGGCAGGAGAATGCTGAGCCTGCTAGAAGAGAAACCTGCTCCAAGACCAGACAGGAACTGTCTTTTTCACAGCTCTCCCTCTTACAGGTGAAATGTGAAACTCCGAACTGCCCTTTCTATATGTCTGTGAACACTCAGCCCTACTGCCATGAGTGCTTTGAGCGGAGGTCGCAgggaagcaaaggaagaaagcagacCTCTAAAGCAGCACCTGAGAAACTAAAAGTAGCTGGATCAGGCTCCTCCCGCGGTGAAGTTTGTGAACCTGGGGGATGGATGTCTGCAGAGTCTGTAGCAGGGCCTCGCTCCGCACCTCCAACTGCTCCAAGCCTCTTCCTCTACAGTGAAACCACTGCCATGAAATGCAGGACTCCAGACTGTCCCTTCACCTTGAACGTGCAACACAACGGACTTTGCGAACGCTGCTACAATTCCAGACAGCGCGCTCCTTGTAACAATTTGGATGACCAGAGACAGGTAGACTATGCCACGTGTAACGTGTGCCTTCAGAAGGCCAACAGGACCTTTAATGGCATATGCAGCACTTGTTTCAAAAGGACTACAGAGCGCTCCTCGAATGGCGGCCCTGGTTTTCTGCCCACGTGCCACCAGAGATCTACATCTGACCCATCCCAGATGTCACCGAGCCTCCTTCAGCATTCTTGCCATCAGGCTCCCAACAACAACTGTGAGGAGCCACCGCTGGCACCACTGCCTCATGCCCCACACGGTCCggaggagaagaggggaagTAACCTCTGCAGGAAACCTGGCTGCAAGTTCTTTGGAACCCCTCAGAATGAGGGCTTTTGCACGCTGTGTTTCTTTGAGTACAGGGAAAACCATG ACAGTGCTTTACTACGCCATCAGAGGAGATCTCAGAGGAATTCCTCAGCAGCTGGTCAGCAagggagctctgctgcagccttccaCAAAAACATGTCCTGCCAGCAGCGCAACTGTGGCACCCTGGGTAGCACCATGCTGGAAGGCTACTGCCAGAACTGTTTCATTAAAGCCCAGAGCCAGCGATTTCAGGAAGCCAGAAGGACAGAAGAACAGCTAGTGAGACAGCCCGAA AGAACAGGACAGCGCAGAGATTTACAGCGAGCAGCATTGACTAGCCAGAAGAGACAGTGTGCTGTGGCTTCGTGTCGGAACAACCTGGCGTGCAGAAGTGAGGAGCTGTGCCAGGAGTGCCAGCGCCGCGGCCAGATTGCGCAGCTGGGGAGTCCCAGGGAGCCAGCTGCAGATGAGACCCCGAAGCAGCGCTGCCAAGCCCCTGCTTGTGACCACTATGGCAATACCAAGTGCAATGGTTACTGCAATGAATGCTACCAGTTCAAACAGATCTACGGCTAG